Proteins encoded within one genomic window of Mya arenaria isolate MELC-2E11 chromosome 13, ASM2691426v1:
- the LOC128215581 gene encoding cerebellin-1-like, which translates to MMASLQLLFIFAIFYVANGNDVVTRLELLEKQLEEVLKREVHTLRENEKQDKALHDMKTVVQELEATVARQQSHIVELQATVNQQADIIAALESERVHTELSEAFQDITQVKDKPEPDVTSGGKKARSGIVSRRQPPEMLVAFTAVKTATQSGIGIKQNIIFENVILNQGNGFHSQHGVFIAPQAGIYLFTASLLHEAQSFAMHAAIVHNGIMVAKFHGYNEWEQFSQTVIISVNVGEEVYVRNIAVNNEIIHGDSYSTFSGFLLWQL; encoded by the exons ATGATGGCTTCATTGCAATTGCTGTTCATTTTCGCCATATTTTATGTTGCGAATGGAAATGACGTAGTGACGAGGCTTGAACTACTTGAGAAACAACTGGAAGAAGTATTAAAGAGAG AGGTTCATACTTTGAGAGAAAATGAGAAGCAAGACAAAGCGTTACACGACATGAAAACAGTAGTTCAGGAGCTCGAAGCTACCGTCGCACGTCAACAGAGTCACATTGTCGAACTGCAAGCTACGGTAAACCAACAGGCGGACATAATAGCAGCCTTGGAATCTGAGAGGGTTCATACAGAACTGAGTGAAGCATTCCAAGATATCACGCAAGTGAAAGACAAGCCAGAACCTGATGTGACTAGTGGTGGGAAGAAGGCCAGGTCTG GTATAGTCAGTCGACGACAACCTCCAGAGATGCTGGTCGCCTTCACGGCAGTCAAAACTGCTACACAATCAGGCATTGGTATTAAGCAAAACATTATCTTTGAGAACGTCATACTTAACCAAGGCAACGGCTTCCATTCTCAACATGGCGTCTTTATAGCTCCCCAGGCCGGCATCTATTTGTTTACTGCGAGCCTATTGCACGAAGCTCAGTCTTTTGCCATGCACGCTGCAATCGTCCATAATGGCATCATGGTGGCAAAGTTTCATGGCTACAACGAATGGGAGCAGTTCAGTCAAACTGTCATCATATCGGTGAACGTCGGTGAAGAGGTTTACGTTAGAAATATTGCtgtaaacaatgaaattatcCATGGAGATAGCTATTCCACGTTCTCTGGGTTTCTTCTCTGGCAGTTGTAG